The window AAAACCAAAATCCAGAAGATTTTTGGTGTCAGTCCAATACTGGGGAGTCGATCCTTTTAAGATGATGGTAATCAGCTTTAATCCCTTTTTTTCCGCACAGGTTATGAGGGTGTTGCCGGCCAGCGTGGTGTAGCCGGTTTTGCCTCCTACAATGCCCGGATAGTAGTAAGGCGTGCTTTTGCGCATCATCTTGTGGCCAGGATAGATGGTAAGCCCTTCTTTATTGATGGAGTTGGGCGGAAGCTTATAATAGGTTGTGGAATCAATCTCTTCAAAAACAGGATTGTTAAATGCTGCCCTTGCAATGAGAGCCATGTCGTAAGGAGAAGTATAATGCTCCGGGTTATTTAATCCGCTGGGATTGGCAAAATGAGTGTTTGTGCATCCCAGTTCCTTTGCCTTGGCATTCATCATGTCAGCAAAGGCTTCCGTGCTTCCTGCCACATGCTCTGCAAGGGCGTTGGCTGATTCATTGGCTGATTTAAGCAGCAGGGCATAAAGGCAGTCCTTCACAGACAGCTTGTCCCCTTCATTGATTCCGGCGTTGCTGCTTCCGGATTCCACATTGTATACGGCGTTATGGGAAAAGGTTACGATTTCGTCCAGACTGCATTTTTCGATAACAATCAGTGCGGTCATGACCTTGGTAATGCTGGCTGGAAAATATTCACTGTGTATGTTCTGGCCCCAAAGGACGGTCCCTGTATCCGCATCCATCAAAATGGCTCCCTGGGCCTGGACTGAAAGGTTGGAAGGCCAATCTGCTGCAGCCAGAGAAATCCTTGTAAAGGAGGAGATAAAAAAAAGCAGGCACAGAAAAAATATAGAAATCTTTTTCGTAAATTGAGTCATATTGAGTAATCTCTCCATAGGCTTTGATTCAGTTTCAGACAATACTTCAATCTACAGTATAGGTTATTTACCGTAACAAGTAAAGATTATTTAGTATTTTTCCCCATTTACGTGCCGGTAAATCAAGGGGATACGCGGACATATCCCCTTGATCACGAACCCAGGAATTAAAGATCTTTATTTTTTTCCCTGCGCATAAGAAAAAGACAGGCGGCGAAAATAAGCAGGATGGAGAAAAGGTAGATAAAGCCGATGAGAAAGACCGTGTCCCGGAAAAAGCCTTCCGGAACGATGTTAATGAGCATATCAGTGGAAGGATCCAGCATCCACAAGTCATTTTTAAAGAATATATGGTGGAAGAGGATAAAATATCTTGTAAAATCTGTTGAGATAATGAAGGCTATGACAGCGGTCAGGAAAAAAAAGATTCCGGTTCCAGCGCACACGGCCCGGGGAAAGGTCTTCTTAAAGCTGGTTTTTAGTAAAAGGAGAAGGATCAGGCATAAGGCCATGATCATGAGACAACCTCTTCGTATGGAAAGGGCGCCTAAAAACAGTCCCCGGACATCCTCCATATGGGCGATTTCCCTGGCGTTGAAAAACTCCCGTTCTACGCCTCCCATGGTGGTTTCCACGTGAAGGTCATCTCTGTCACCCCTCAGATAGGACATCATTTCACCGGTGACGTCAAGAAGATCCTCCATTGTCATGGAAACTGACTGGGTCACATTATATTTGGCATATTCTTTTTCAAAATATCCCGGCAACCAGTAAACGGCTGCCTCCACGGAGGTGAATAAAAGCACGATCATAAGGCAGAAGGAAAAAATGATTCCAGCAGTATATTGCAGAAAACGGTTCATAAGGGTCCTCCTTAAGGAAATTAATTTTTTGTTGCGGTAGGCAGATTCCAGCAAAAGCGGGTTGCTAAAAGGCGGATCAGAACCACAGAGCAGGCGCCGATCAGCATGGCGATGTCGCCATTTATACAGCTCATAAGCGTTGCATATATGACCGCCCCTGCAATGGAAGCACAGGCATAAATATGTTTTCTGAGTACATAAGGAGTTTGTCCGGCCATAATGTCCCGCAGAATGCCGCCGCCCACTCCTGTGATGACGCCTAAAAAGATGATGAGGAAATGGTAATCCCCATAGCCGGACAGCACCGCCGTATCAATTCCCACTACAGTAAAGGCACCAAGTCCGATGGCATCAAATATGTTCATGACCTTTTCATAGGTTTCTATGGAACGCCCGGCCAGGATCTTCTGGTTTTGCCTTACGATGATAAATAAAAGCATAACCGTTATAAAGGCCAGCAATACATAGATGGGGTCCTTAAAAAGGGCAGGAGGTACATTTCCTATGATAATATCCCTTAACATACCGCCTCCCACGGCGGTGGTAACACCAAGTACAATAACACCAAGAAGATCCAGCCGTTTTTTTATGGCAACCATGGCTCCGGAAGATGCAAATGCGATGGTTCCGATGGCTTCTACAAAGAAAAACAGGGAAAGTTCAATTTTCATGGATAACCTCCGATACATTCCTCTAAAGGAAATTAAGGCAAGTATAAGATTTAGAGGGGAGTTTGTCAATATATGACGGAGCCGGAAACACAGGGATGATCACTATGCTTAAAAATTTACTTGCTTTTTTAAATAAAATTATATATTATATTGAAAAGTTCTAACATGAATGATTGGAGAATTTTGTAAGGAAGGAAAGGGGATGAAGCAGGCTTAGAAAGCCCAATGGGAGGAGAGCAGTGGAACTCGATGACCTGATTTCAGAAAGAGGTGTTGCATGATGAACCAGAAAGAATTTTTGAAAAATGTGGAAGAGTGGTCTGATATCTGTTTGAATGATGAGAAGATTGACCTGGAAGCCTATGAGAAATTTGAGGTAAAACGGGGACTTAGAGATAAAAGCGGAGCCGGTGTTGTGGCAGGCTTAACCAAGGTATCAAAGATTTTATCAAACAAGATCGAAGACGGACAAAAGGTCCCATGTGAAGGCCAGCTGTTTTACCGGGGATATAACATTCATGATCTGGTAAACGGCGTTGTGAGAGAAGCGCGTTTTGGTTTTGAGGAAATCGCCTATCTCCTTCTTTTTGGAGATCTGCCGGACAAGAGCCAGTTGGAACGGTTTACCAAGACCTTAGGCTACAGCCGGACCCTGCCCACCAACTTTGTCAGAGATGTTGTCATGAAAGCGCCCAGCCAGGATATGATGTCCTGTCTTGCAAGAAGCATCCTGACTTTGGCCTCTTATGATGAAAAGGCCAGCGACATATCCGTTCCCAATGTGCTTCGTCAGAGCCTGATGCTTATCAGCGTTATGCCCATGCTGGCGGTTTACGGATACCATGCATTCAACCACTATGACAGAGGAGAAAGCATGTATATCCACAGGCCGGATGAAAACCTGTCCACGGCAGAAAATATCTTAAGGCTTTTAAGGCCGGACATGAAGTACTCCAAGGTGGAAGCCCATGTTCTCGACCTGGCACTGATCCTTCATATGGAGCATGGTGGCGGAAACAACTCTACCTTTACGACCCACGTGGTCACTTCCTCCGGTACGGACACATACAGCGTGGTTGCGGCTGCCCTTGCTTCTTTAAAGGGGCCCAAGCATGGCGGCGCCAACATTAAGGTCGTGGAGATGATGGATGACTTGCGAAAGGAAGTCCGGGACTGGAATGATGAGGAGGAAGTGGAGAATTACTTAAGAAAGCTTCTTCATAAGGAAGCCTTTGACAAGAAAGGGCTTATTTACGGTATGGGACATGCTGTTTATTCCAAATCCGATCCCCGTGCAGAAATATTCAAAGGCTTTGTGAAGCAGTTATCAGAGGAAAAGGGGCGTCTGGAGGATTTTAACCTCTATTCCATGATCGAGCGCCTGGCGCCTCAGGTAATTGCGGATGAAAGAAAGATTTACAAGGGCGTAAGCGCCAACGTGGACTTTTACAGCGGTTTTGTGTACAGCATGCTGGATATTCCCAATGAATTGTTCACCCCAATCTTTGCCATTGCAAGGATCGTGGGCTGGAGCGCCCACCGGATCGAAGAGCTGATCAACATGGATAAGATCATCCGTCCGGCCTACATCAGCGTGATGCAGGAAGAAGATTATATGCCCCTGGGAGACAGATAGGAAGCCAGGGAGCCGGTACAAAATGATAAAGGTCATTGGGTTTCAGAAAGGCGGTGTTCTATATGGAGCAGAAAGGACTGCTCACAAAGTTCGTATCAGGCGGGGGCTGAGCGGCCAAATTAGGGCCGGGAGCTCTTTCAAATATTATCGGCGATTTACCGAAGCTGTCAGATCCTGCATTGATCGTCGGATTTGATACGGCGGATGATGCCTGTGTCTATCAGATCAGTGAGGATATGGCAATCATACAGACGGCGGACTTTTTTCCGCCCATGGTGGATGATCCTTATTTATTCGGCAAAATTGCGGCTGCCAACGCCTTTTCAGATGTCTATGCCATGGGAGGGGTACCTAAGTTAGCCTTAAATCTCCTTTGCGTAAACCCCTGTCTGGGAGATGAGGTGGTAAAGGAAATCCTGCGGGGAGGATCAGATCAGGCTATAAAGGCAGGATGCATCATAACCGGGGGTCATACCATTGAGGACAAGGTTCCCAAATACGGGTTAAGCGTTACGGGATTCGTCCATCCGGGAAAGGTGCGGAAGAATGTGGGAGCAAAACCTGGTGATGTGCTGGTTCTGACCAAGCCTATTGGTTCAGGGATCCTCTTAACCGCCCTGAAAGCGGAATTTATAGAACCAAAGGACTGTGAGATCATGTTTGAGAGCATGGCCGCATTGAATCAGGAGGCAGGGGCAGCCATGGAGGGACTTTCCATTCACGCATGCACCGATATCACAGGCTTTGGACTTCTGGGCCACCTCTACGAAATGGCGGCAGGCAGTGAAGTTACCATATCTGTTTTTGCAGATAAACTTCCCCTGTTTCCTTTGGCAGAGGAAATGGCACTTACCGGGCTGGTGCCTGCCGGCGCTTACCGGAATTTTGATTATATCAAATCATTTGTTAAAATTATGCCAGATGTGGAACAGGCATTGATTGATATTGCTTCTGATGCCCAAACCTCAGGAGGTCTGTGTATTTCCCTGCCTGAAGAAGAGGCCGGCTTCCTATTAAAAAGGCTTGAGGCTGCCGGGACCATGGGATATATCATAGGACTTGTCAAGGATGAAGCAGATAAAAAAATTGAATTAATGAATATGCAAAAACACAAGTGATTTTAAGCTTGTGTTTTTTTTATTATAAAAATTAATCTAAAAATGTTTTTGATAATTCCGTATTTTATAAGTTTTCACCTATAAATTTTTCTGACCTATAAAAAAATGAAATAAAGGGTATTGATAATATAAAAAACACTTTCTTGATATGAAAGGAAAAAATGGTATAATATAAAAGTAGATTGTAGACAATCTACAATCTGAATATTTATGGAAGCAGACAGGTAACTGGTGTGCCTACCGGTCTTCAAAACCGTGTTGCGGCTAATCGTCGTGGGTGGGTTCGATTCCCATATGCTTCCGCCAAAAATAATTTCCATTAACATAAATTGCGACCATATTGTTAAAAATTTATCAAACATGGGATCTGGGTGAGGGATGAATGGACAGCATAATTGTAGGAACGGCAGGGCATATTGACCATGGAAAAACGGCATTGGTAAAAGCTCTCACAGGCCATGATACGGACACCCTGGCAGAGGAAAAGAAAAGAGGGATTTCCATTAATCTTGGATTTACCGGTTTTCAGCTTCCCAATGGGCGTACTCTTGGCATTGTTGATGTTCCGGGGCATGAAAGATTTATTAAGAACATGCTGGCCGGAGCCACAGGCATTGACGCCGCTCTCATCATCATTGCGGCAAATGAGGGCATCATGCCTCAGACCAGGGAACATATGGACATTCTCAGTTACCTGGGAATACAAAAATTTTTAATCGTGCTCACAAAAATCGACCTGGTGGATGAGGAATTTAAAGAACTGGTGATCGAAGATATCCAATCCTTTATAAAGGGGACCTTTTTAGAAGGGAGCAAGATCGTTGAGGTGGATTCTGTCAGCAGAAAGGGTTTTAACGACTTGATAAGGGAGCTTGAGATCCTGACATCCAATATCCGGGAGCGGAGCTTTACGAAGAAACCCCGGATGAACATTGACCGGGTTTTTTCTGTTAAAGGGTATGGAACCGTAGTCACCGGAACCCTGATGGAAGGGGTATTAAAGGCTGAGGATGAATTGGTGGTTTATCCTCAGGGTATTGTGACCAAGGTAAGGAACCTTCAGGTTCATGAACATAATGTAGAATCAGCCTATGCGGGGCAGCGGACGGCCATCAACTTATCCAATGTTGCAGTGGATGAATTAAAGAGAGGAAATACGGTTGCAACAAAGGACGGCGTGTTCGTAACAGACAGGATCGATGTAAAGTTTTCCATCGTAAAGACGGCAAAGCTTGAAATGGGAAGGTTTTATAAGTTAAAGCTCTATGTGGGAGCTGCGGAGGAAGTGGCCAGGTTTGTGCCAATCACCCATAAAAAGGTAAAGGCAGGGGATGATGGTTATGGTCAGATTCTTCTGGATCATGAAATAGCCGTTTTAAAGGGCGACCGTTTTGTGCTCAGAACCATTTCTCCGGTTACAACCATTGGCGGAGGGGTCATTATCGATCCAAAGGCCGGGAAATATAAAAATAATCCTGAGGAACGGCTAAAGTCCCTTCAAATGAAGGACTCGGCATCTACCAAGGAGATCATAGAAGAATATATTAAAAATAATCCATTTTCCACCCATGATCAGATCGCTGCCTTTTTAAATAAGGATATTAAGGAAGAGGAATTAAAGGAGCTGGAAGCGGATGAAACCATACTATTCATAGAAAAGCAGTACATACATGCAGAGTACCTGATGCATTACAGATATATGGTGGAGGACATTTTAAACGATTATCATAAGAAGAACCGGCTGCGGAGAGGAATTCCAAAGGCGGAACTTCTGGAAAAGCTGGATTTATCCCATAAAAAGCAATGTGAAACCATGCTGAAATATCTGGCAGGGAAAAATCTGGTGAGGCTGGAGCAGAATCTGGTTTCTTGTTATGACTTTGAGCCTGCGCTTACGGAAGGCCAAAAGAAAGTAAAGGCTGAATTGGCTGAAAAGATTCTGGAAAGCGGTTATACATTTCTTACGGCCGGAGAACTTACGGAAAACGCCAGGGAAAAGCAGCAGGTGCTTGAATTCATGCTGCAGGACGGCTTTATGGTCCTCCCCGGACAGTATATTTTGGCGGAAGACCAGTATAAAAAGGCAAAGGAAAGGGCAGAAAGGCTTTTTCATGAAAACAGTGTGTTAAAGCTTCCGGACTTCAGGGATTCCATTGGAACCAGCAGGAAGTTTGCCTTAATGCTTCTGGAGCGGTTTGACCAGGAGAAGTTTACCAGACGCCAGGGAGATGACAGGGTATTAAATACTAAAAAATAAATGGAGGTGCGCCTTGAAGATTTACGATGTTGTAATAATAGGTGGGGGGCCTGCCGGATTGTCCGCAGGACTTTATGCAGGAAGAGCCAGGCTGAATGCCCTGCTGATCGAGAAGGAAAAGGATGGGGGACAGATCGTCATTACTTCAGAGATCGAGAATTATCCGGGATGCCTTCCCGAGGAATCAGGCAGTTCTCTGGTGCAGAGGATGACAAAGCAGGTGGAGAAATTCGGGATCGACCGGACTGCCGACTGCATTCAGGAAGTGGATTTTTCAGGAGATATCAAGGTATTAAAAGGAAAAGAAAAAGAATACCATGCAAAAACCGTGATCATTGCCACAGGAGCTTTTCCAAAGCCCATCGGCTGTCCCGGGGAAAAGGAATTGATCGGAAAAGGGGTATCTTACTGTGCTACTTGTGATGGAAACTTTTTCGAGGATTTTGAGATCTATGTGGTCGGCGGGGGAGATACAGCCGTTGAAGAGGCCCTTTACTTAACGAAATTTGGCCGGAAGGTGACCATAATCCACAGAAGAGATGAGCTTCGGGCCGCTAAATCCATTCAGGAAAAGGCTTTTGAAAATCCTAAAATCGGTTTTATGTGGGATTCCGTGGTAAAGGAAATAAACGGAGACGGAATGGTCCAGAGTATGTCCGTGGAAAACGTAAAGACAGGAGAAGTGACGGAGGTGGCTGCCGATGAGGAGGACGGTACCTTCGGAATCTTCGGATTTATCGGATACCTGCCTCAGTCCAAGTGCTTTGAGGGCATTCTGGATATGGAATACGGCTATATCAAAACAAATGAAAACATGGAAACCAATATACCAGGTGTTTTTGCTGCCGGAGATATCAGGGTGAAGAGCTTAAGACAGGTTGTCACCGCATGTGCGGATGGGGCTATCGCAGCCGTTATGGCTGAGAAATATATAGAAAATTAAAGGAGGAGATTAAGATGCTGGTTGTAGATAAGGATACCTTTGTACCAGAAGTGCTGGAAGCGGAAGGGGTGGTATTTGTAGACTTTTTCGGTGACGGGTGTGAGCCATGCAAGGCTCTGCTTCCTCATGTGGAGAAATTTGCCGAGGAGTACAGTGATAAGATCAAATTCACAAAGCTGAATACCACAAAGGCCAGAAGGCTCGCCATATCCCAGAAGATCCTGGGGCTTCCGGTCATGGCGATCTATAGAAACGGTGAAAAGGTGGAAGAACTGGTAAAAGACGATGCAACGCCTGACAGAATCGAAGAAATGATAAAAAAATATGCATTGTCCTCACCGGTTTAAGATTTTTGAAAATCATTTGGAACATAGCGTGGAACACATGATGTTTTCAGTCTGCAAAGCGGAGCAATCTGCCTTGGGGACACACGTTATAATATAAAAAAAGGAGGTAATAAAATGCTGAAAGACAAGAAAGTCATCATTATTGGTGACAGAGACGGCATTCCTGGTCCGGCAATTGAACAATGTATTAAAACAGCCGGAGCGGAAGTAGTATTTTCGTCAACAGAATGCTTTGTCTGAACGGCTGCGGGTGCTATGGACCTGGAGAATCAAAAGAGGGTAAAAACTTTGGCGGAGCAGTACGGCCCTGAAAACATTATCGTTGTTTTAGGAGCTGCAGAAGGTGAGGCCGCAGGCCTTGCTGCTGAAACTGTTACGGCAGGAGACCCTACTTATGCAGGACCATTGGCAGGAGTCCAGTTGGGACTAAAAGTATACCATGCTTGTGAGCCGGAAATCAAAAATGAAGTGGACAGCGATGTCTATGACGAGCAGATCAGTATGATGGAAATGGTATTGGATGTTGATGATATCCGAAAAGAAATGTCAACAATAAGGGACGAGCATTGTAAATATTAACATTCATCCCTTCACAGATCAATTCTTGTGAAATGGTGACCCAGTTTTTCCGTTTGAATAAAAATGGTATATTGGCACCGCATTTTGCAGGAATTGATTTATTATTAGGACCTAATATGAGGTGCAGGGGTGAAAACATTTTTCAACCTTGAATTTGAAAATCAAATGAACAGGGCTTCCTGTCAATTTGATTCAGTAGGAGGCAAAATATGTACAGCGTCTTAAAAGGGGCAAGCTACATCCTTGCCCATACGCCGGATATGGTAATTCATAATGGCACAACACAGACGACCCAGAGAACCATTGATCCGAATTCGGAATATTTAAAAAATCTGGATAAAAGTCTGCGTTCTTATGAAGAGTGTAAGGCATATCTGCCGAACCAGACTTACATAGGAAATGTTACGCCTGATGAACTGGCCGGTTATGCGCAGCCATGGTATCAGCAGAAATCCGATTACGATCAGAGAGAAGGCAGGTTTGGAGAAATTATGCCTGAGGATGAATTCATCGGTCTGATCGCAATCTGCGATGTGTTTGATCTTGTAAAACTGGAAGTTCAGTTTGCTGATTCCGTAAAGAAAAAATTAGAATCTCACAGCCTTATTGATCCATCGCTTTTAAAAGTCTTTGATAAAAGCTTTGAATTATCAGAAATCAACCATTTGATCGCAGACGAACACGGGGAGCCTTTGTATTACCAGGGAACTACTGTCGGCTGCATCAAAGCAGCACATGATATTGACCATTCCCTTTCGGCCCACGTCATTTTTGAAAATCTCGTTTCAAAAGCTTCCTGTGTTTTATCGTTACTGCATTTGATGGATAAGAATGATATCAAAAAGGAAGAAATTGAATATGTGATTGAGTGTTCGGAAGAAGCGTGCGGTGATATGAACCAGAGAGGCGGAGGAAACTTTGCAAAGGCAGCGGCTGAAATCGCAGGTCTTACCAATGCCACAGGCTCTGATGTAAGGGGCTTTTGTGCAGGTCCGGCCCACGCCCTGATCCATGCGGCGGCTTTGGTAAAAGCGGGAACCTTTAAACATGTGATCGTTGCTGCCGGAGGCTCTACCGCAAAGCTTGGAATGAATGGAAAAGATCACGTAAACAAGGGGATGCCCATTCTGGAAGACTGTGTGGCCGGCTTTGCCGTGCTCATCAGTGCCAACGACGGCATCAGCCCGGAGATCAATACGGATATTGTGGGCAGGCATACGGTGGGAACCGGATCCTCTCCTCAGAATGTCATTTCTTCTTTGACAGCGTCGGCTCTTGAAAGAGCAGGGCTGAAACTGACAGATATTGATAAGTATTCCGTGGAAATGCAGAATCCGGATATTACCAAGCCTGCAGGTGCCGGCAACGTGCCGGAGGCAAATTATAAAATGATAGGGGCTCTTGCCGCCATGCGCAAAGAGATTGAAAAATCCCAGCTGGCAGATTTCGTATCAAAGCACGGCATGGTGGGCTGGGCGCCTACTCAGGGACATATCCCCTCAGCGGTTCCTTACCTTGGT of the Lacrimispora indolis DSM 755 genome contains:
- a CDS encoding serine hydrolase, coding for MTQFTKKISIFFLCLLFFISSFTRISLAAADWPSNLSVQAQGAILMDADTGTVLWGQNIHSEYFPASITKVMTALIVIEKCSLDEIVTFSHNAVYNVESGSSNAGINEGDKLSVKDCLYALLLKSANESANALAEHVAGSTEAFADMMNAKAKELGCTNTHFANPSGLNNPEHYTSPYDMALIARAAFNNPVFEEIDSTTYYKLPPNSINKEGLTIYPGHKMMRKSTPYYYPGIVGGKTGYTTLAGNTLITCAEKKGLKLITIILKGSTPQYWTDTKNLLDFGFENFVSLKAAEYEKTYSSITSDLNFSGLSITKPEALILDPDSRIILPKTANFSDAKPELSYDISSGDPPNAIAKINYRYNDRVVGCTFLEVNEALFQNKTQEAGAATVPQAETLSDSMEDLDPSATQTSTKPTGRNLEKEAEDYREKALRPFEIPLAAWLILGSVGAVAVIGGAVTFFLYRKHREEQDFLIRREQRMKRLQDSGVSADEFNSILEQRRSSYSSKRKGRRGGRFKFR
- a CDS encoding TIGR01906 family membrane protein, encoding MNRFLQYTAGIIFSFCLMIVLLFTSVEAAVYWLPGYFEKEYAKYNVTQSVSMTMEDLLDVTGEMMSYLRGDRDDLHVETTMGGVEREFFNAREIAHMEDVRGLFLGALSIRRGCLMIMALCLILLLLLKTSFKKTFPRAVCAGTGIFFFLTAVIAFIISTDFTRYFILFHHIFFKNDLWMLDPSTDMLINIVPEGFFRDTVFLIGFIYLFSILLIFAACLFLMRREKNKDL
- a CDS encoding trimeric intracellular cation channel family protein; protein product: MKIELSLFFFVEAIGTIAFASSGAMVAIKKRLDLLGVIVLGVTTAVGGGMLRDIIIGNVPPALFKDPIYVLLAFITVMLLFIIVRQNQKILAGRSIETYEKVMNIFDAIGLGAFTVVGIDTAVLSGYGDYHFLIIFLGVITGVGGGILRDIMAGQTPYVLRKHIYACASIAGAVIYATLMSCINGDIAMLIGACSVVLIRLLATRFCWNLPTATKN
- a CDS encoding citrate/2-methylcitrate synthase codes for the protein MMNQKEFLKNVEEWSDICLNDEKIDLEAYEKFEVKRGLRDKSGAGVVAGLTKVSKILSNKIEDGQKVPCEGQLFYRGYNIHDLVNGVVREARFGFEEIAYLLLFGDLPDKSQLERFTKTLGYSRTLPTNFVRDVVMKAPSQDMMSCLARSILTLASYDEKASDISVPNVLRQSLMLISVMPMLAVYGYHAFNHYDRGESMYIHRPDENLSTAENILRLLRPDMKYSKVEAHVLDLALILHMEHGGGNNSTFTTHVVTSSGTDTYSVVAAALASLKGPKHGGANIKVVEMMDDLRKEVRDWNDEEEVENYLRKLLHKEAFDKKGLIYGMGHAVYSKSDPRAEIFKGFVKQLSEEKGRLEDFNLYSMIERLAPQVIADERKIYKGVSANVDFYSGFVYSMLDIPNELFTPIFAIARIVGWSAHRIEELINMDKIIRPAYISVMQEEDYMPLGDR
- the selB gene encoding selenocysteine-specific translation elongation factor, producing MDSIIVGTAGHIDHGKTALVKALTGHDTDTLAEEKKRGISINLGFTGFQLPNGRTLGIVDVPGHERFIKNMLAGATGIDAALIIIAANEGIMPQTREHMDILSYLGIQKFLIVLTKIDLVDEEFKELVIEDIQSFIKGTFLEGSKIVEVDSVSRKGFNDLIRELEILTSNIRERSFTKKPRMNIDRVFSVKGYGTVVTGTLMEGVLKAEDELVVYPQGIVTKVRNLQVHEHNVESAYAGQRTAINLSNVAVDELKRGNTVATKDGVFVTDRIDVKFSIVKTAKLEMGRFYKLKLYVGAAEEVARFVPITHKKVKAGDDGYGQILLDHEIAVLKGDRFVLRTISPVTTIGGGVIIDPKAGKYKNNPEERLKSLQMKDSASTKEIIEEYIKNNPFSTHDQIAAFLNKDIKEEELKELEADETILFIEKQYIHAEYLMHYRYMVEDILNDYHKKNRLRRGIPKAELLEKLDLSHKKQCETMLKYLAGKNLVRLEQNLVSCYDFEPALTEGQKKVKAELAEKILESGYTFLTAGELTENAREKQQVLEFMLQDGFMVLPGQYILAEDQYKKAKERAERLFHENSVLKLPDFRDSIGTSRKFALMLLERFDQEKFTRRQGDDRVLNTKK
- the trxB gene encoding thioredoxin-disulfide reductase is translated as MKIYDVVIIGGGPAGLSAGLYAGRARLNALLIEKEKDGGQIVITSEIENYPGCLPEESGSSLVQRMTKQVEKFGIDRTADCIQEVDFSGDIKVLKGKEKEYHAKTVIIATGAFPKPIGCPGEKELIGKGVSYCATCDGNFFEDFEIYVVGGGDTAVEEALYLTKFGRKVTIIHRRDELRAAKSIQEKAFENPKIGFMWDSVVKEINGDGMVQSMSVENVKTGEVTEVAADEEDGTFGIFGFIGYLPQSKCFEGILDMEYGYIKTNENMETNIPGVFAAGDIRVKSLRQVVTACADGAIAAVMAEKYIEN
- the trxA gene encoding thioredoxin TrxA, which translates into the protein MLVVDKDTFVPEVLEAEGVVFVDFFGDGCEPCKALLPHVEKFAEEYSDKIKFTKLNTTKARRLAISQKILGLPVMAIYRNGEKVEELVKDDATPDRIEEMIKKYALSSPV
- the grdA gene encoding glycine/sarcosine/betaine reductase complex selenoprotein A; the encoded protein is MLKDKKVIIIGDRDGIPGPAIEQCIKTAGAEVVFSSTECFVUTAAGAMDLENQKRVKTLAEQYGPENIIVVLGAAEGEAAGLAAETVTAGDPTYAGPLAGVQLGLKVYHACEPEIKNEVDSDVYDEQISMMEMVLDVDDIRKEMSTIRDEHCKY
- the grdC gene encoding glycine/sarcosine/betaine reductase complex component C subunit beta codes for the protein MYSVLKGASYILAHTPDMVIHNGTTQTTQRTIDPNSEYLKNLDKSLRSYEECKAYLPNQTYIGNVTPDELAGYAQPWYQQKSDYDQREGRFGEIMPEDEFIGLIAICDVFDLVKLEVQFADSVKKKLESHSLIDPSLLKVFDKSFELSEINHLIADEHGEPLYYQGTTVGCIKAAHDIDHSLSAHVIFENLVSKASCVLSLLHLMDKNDIKKEEIEYVIECSEEACGDMNQRGGGNFAKAAAEIAGLTNATGSDVRGFCAGPAHALIHAAALVKAGTFKHVIVAAGGSTAKLGMNGKDHVNKGMPILEDCVAGFAVLISANDGISPEINTDIVGRHTVGTGSSPQNVISSLTASALERAGLKLTDIDKYSVEMQNPDITKPAGAGNVPEANYKMIGALAAMRKEIEKSQLADFVSKHGMVGWAPTQGHIPSAVPYLGFARQELMDKKITKAMFIGKGSLFLGRMTNLFDGVSFILQQNSGAGQEETVSEERIKKLIAAALKDFAEHLQEDEG